The Collinsella aerofaciens genomic sequence AGATACCGTTGATGAGGCCAGCCGCAATGATGCCGGGAAGCAGGGCGACGAAGACATTGGAAATCTTCTTGAGGAAGGCCTGAACCGGCTTAGACTCGTACTTGGCCTTCTGCGCGGCCTTGTTTGTGGCCGCAGCATCAACCACGCTCTCGTCAGCAACGCCTTTCGCAAGGCCGGTGAGCTTGGAGAACTCCTCGAGCACCTTATTCACCTTGCCCGGACCCAGCACGATCTGCATCGTGTCGTCCTCGACCAGGCCCATCACGCCGTCGAGCGCCTTAATACCCTCCGTGTCGACGTTACCCGTGTCTTTGACGGTCACGCGCAGGCGCGTCATGCACGCCGCGTTTGCGAGCACGTTGTCTTTACCGCCCAAAAGGTCCAGCAGCTTTTGAGCCAGCTCTTTGTTCGTCATAACTCCTCCTTGTATTGGGTATCTCGTCTGGATGTCATATCAGCTCACGCCGCGCACCTATTGGGCGTCGGCATTGCTCTTCTCATGGCCACTCACCGCAGCACGGACATGGCCTCGCGCCCGCTCAAGAGCTACCGCAGCCTGCTCGGCATCGCAGTCCAGCAGTACCGAGACAATAGCGGTTTTTACGTGGCCGCCGGCATCTGCAAGCGCCTGAACAGCGCACTCGCGCGTGCAGCCGGTCGCCTCCATCACGATGTTCTGGCCGCGCACCACCAACTTCTCGTTCGTCTGCTGCACATCGACCATCAGGTTTTGGTATACCTTGCCGATCTTGACCATGGCACCGGTCGAAATCATGTTGAGAATGAGCTTTTGAACCGTTCCCGCCTTGAGCCTCGTTGAGCCGGTCAGCACCTCGGGACCGGGCACGGGCTCAATGGCAAGATCTGCGCTCTCCCCGATCTTCGACCCTTGGTTGCAGACAATTGCAATGGTCTTGCACCCAGTTGTCTTGGCGTACGCAAGGCCGCCCACCACATAAGGAGTACGGCCGCTTGCCGCCAGGCCAACGACAAGATCCTTGTCCGAGAGTCCACGCTCCCGCAGGTCGCTCGCGCCAAGCTCCTCGCTGTCTTCGGCACCTTCGACAGCCTTGATAAACGCCGTCTCGCCTCCGGCAATGAGCCCGACAATCAGATCGGGTGACACGCCAAACGTGGGCGGACACTCCGAAGCGTCGAGTACGCCCAGACGACCGCTGGTGCCTGCGCCCATGTAAAAGACGCGCCCGCCGCGCTCGAGTGTCTCAGCAGTCCAGTCGATTGCCATGGCAACCTGGGGCAACACTTTCGTGACCGACTGGACGGCACGAAGATCCTCATCGTTCATCGTCGTGACGATTTGCAGCGATGTCATCGTATCGAGGTCCATTGACCTTTGATTACGCTGTTCGGTCGTGAATTTTGTTAAATCGAGCATTTCATTCACCTCATCTTTCCTGTTTCTCGATGTAGTTTTGCTTTATGACATGCGTCGCCCGTTCGTAGTCGCTGGCAACGTAAGCAGCGTACAGGGCATCGACAACCATAAGCTGGGCCATACGCGAAGCCATGGCACCGCTGCGGACCAAGGGTTCACTCGCAGCGACGCCGAGCACGGCATCGGCCATGGTGGCAAGATTGGATGATCCATCTACTTTGGTAACGGCCACAACGGGACAGTTGTGACGTTGAGCCTCGGCGGTGCAGTCCAGCACCTCTTGCGTCAAGCCCGAGTAGCTAAAGGCGATTGCCATATCGCCCTCATGCATGTTCTTGGCACATAAGAGCTGATCATGCCAGTCGTCGTACAGATGGCACTCTTTGTCGACACGCATGAGCTTTTGCGCCGGTCGTGCGCGACCAAACGAGAGGCACCAATACCGAACAGATTGACCGCGCGTGCCCGCTTAAGACGGGCCGCGCATCGCTCCAAGACGGTGTAATCGAGCGTTCGCGCCGTCGCCTCGATCGTGCGCACGTTGCTTTTCATCACCTTCCCCACGATACGTTCGACGCTGTCATCCATGGAGATGTCCTCGAGGGCTACGTCTTTCTTGTCACCTAAGAGCGCCAGCTCGGCAATCAGTTCGCGCTGGAACTCCTTGTAGCCCGCAAAACCCAAACGCTTGCAAAAGCGCAAAATGCTCGAGGGCGAGGAGAACGTGACATCGGCAAGACCGCGGACGGACAGCCCGACCACCTCGTGCGGATGAGCGCTTACATATGCGATGACATTGCGTTCCGCCGGGCTCGCGCTGAGCTCACGCTCGCGAAGCCGCAAAAGCAATCCGTTTGCCATCTCAAACACCTCCGTTGAGAAGAATTAAAGACCAACGAACGATTCGTACCGGATACAAACAGCTTTTGCGGTACATTGTGCCGCATCGTGGCGCACAAAGGGCGAGCGTTCTACCGCTCGCCCCTCAAATCCGACCGCTCGGAAATACGCGCGACACAAAATAATTCAACAAGGTCGCATTATCAGAAACGGGTTTGTTACCGGCTAGCGCCTCGCATGGGCGCCGATCGGCCGAGTCGCATGGCGCACCAACGCCGCTGCCAGCAATACCAACAGCATGGCGGTGACATAGCCCGCAGCATCGAATCCTAAATCGATAACGTCGAAATGCCTGCCGGGAACAAAGATCTTATGCACCTGGTCGCCAACGGAGCAGGCAGCGCAAAAGAGAAACACAGGCACGCAACGGGAACACACACTCCATGGACGCCTGGAAAAGCAGACCACGATCACCGAGGCGACCAATCCGACGAAGAAAAACTCTACGGTATGGGCGACGCGACGGACGTTTGCGCCTACCCACATGCGAATGGAAGCAAGTCGACCAGGCTGGACCGTCGAGGCAGCCGGATTGGTACTCTCAGTCATGCCGTCCCCCGCCTGAATTTCACCCGTGATGCCGGTAGCCTGAACGCCCGTAGCCTGGCCCTCCACCACACGCGCGGTGGACTCGCTCAGCAACGACGTCTCCACCGCATTTTGCTCCGTCAGCACCCAGATGCCCGCCAGCGTTGCAGCGAACAGAACGATCGCGGTCCATCCGATTATTTGTTTTACGCGCGCCAAGGGCCAACCTCCTTTTTTGAATATCAGCGAGTGTAGCCCCAAATGGCATCGTCACCGTATCAAAATTTGAATCGCAACAGGAAGCGACAAAGCGACGCAAACCCCTACCCCGCCTCGCGCATCCAGCGATCGAACGTCCCCACGCACACGCCCAGGCACTTTGCCGCCTGGCTGCGGGTAATATCGCCCGCCTCATAGCTATCGCGCACCAGCTCAAACTGAGGAGGGCACGGCTTGCGAGGTCGACCGAAACGGACCCCTCGCGCCCGCGCCGCTGCAATTCCCTCCGCTTGGCGCCGATGGATATTCTCGCGCTCTACCTGCGCCACGTAGCTCAGCAGTTGCAGCACAATATCGGCAATCAGGACGTTGGTCACATCCGGCGCGCCGCTGGCCCTAGCGCGCGTGTCAAGCAATGGCATGTCCAACACCACAATGGCAACCCCGAGCTCCTTGGTAATGCGTCGCCATTCCTCAAGAATCTCGGAGTAATTACGGCCAAGTCGGTCGATAGAAAGCACCACCAGTACGTCCCCGTCTCCCAGGACGTGCAGCAGCTCGCGATAACGCGGTCGATCGAAGTCCTTGCCGCTCGCATGGTCGGCATAAATATTCGCCGAGCCCACGCCATAGGCGCCCAGCGCATCCAGCTGCCGATTAAGGTTCTGATCGCGCGAACTCACCCGCGCATAACCGTACACCGTCGCCATCTCATCCCCGCTTTCTTGTAAACCTGCCAAAAAGGGACAGGTTTATTTTGGTAGGTTTTACCTCTCAAATAGCAGGTAAGCGGGCGGCCGAGCAGACGGCAAGGTAGCCACGATTCAAATGCGAAGGGCGGTCCCGAAAGGCCGCCCTCCGCTCTCTCGCCACGAGTCGGGATTTAGCTAATGGATAAGCTTAAAGTCCAAGTGCCCACGCGTGGTATTGACGCGCGAGACCTCGATAATCACGCGCTGCCCCAGCTCGTAACGGGTGCCCGTGTCGGCACCTGTGAGCGTTAGCGCGTCCTCGTCGAACTCGAACCACTCGTTGCCCAGGCTCTTAATTGAAACCAGGCCCTCGACCTGTGTTAGGTCCAAGCGCACAAAGAGGCCCATGCTGCTAACCCACGAGACGGTTCCGGCATAGCGCTCACCCAGACGGTCCTCATAGTACTGGGCAATCTTGATCTTTTGCGTCGCATGGCTGGCGGCATCTGCCGCGCGCTCGGCATCGCTACATGCGCGGCAGATCTGCGGCAGAATGCGCGGCAGCGACTCGCGCCCCTTACCGATCAGCCGCGGCGTACGGACCAAGGCGTCCTTGCCGCCGAGCTGCTCATAGGCCAACTGCAGTTTGAGCACGCGGTGCACCACCAGATCGGGGTAGCGACGGATGGGACTCGTAAAGTGACAGTAGCACGGCGCGGCGAGCGCAAAGTGGCCCTCGTTGCGCGGCTTGTACAGCGCGCGCTGCATGCTGCGCAGAAGCAGCGTGTTGACGAGCGGTGCGTTGGCCGTACCGGCGGCAGCATCAACTGCAGCCTGCAGCTCATCGGGGCTCCCCAGGGCAATACCGGCAGCACGGCGATCGTCGATGATGCCTAGCTGCGCCAGCGCAACGGCAGCACCGTGCAGGCTATCGGGGCTCGGATCCTCATGCACACGATAGCAGGCCTCGATATCACGGTCTGCCAGCCACTCTGCAACGCACTCGTTGGCGAGCAGCATGGCTTCCTCGATAAGCGACGTGGCACACGAACGCTCACGCGCCACAATCTGCACGGGCACTCCGTCCTCATCCAATAGAGCGCGAATCTCGGCTGTGTCAAAATCGACTGAGCCGCGGGCGCGACGAATACGACGGCGAAGTTCGGCGAGTTCGTTAGCGGCGACAAGGAAATCGCCGAGGTCGATGTTGTAGCCGCGGGCGGCCTCCTCGCACGCAAGACCGCGCTCAAGCGCTTCCTCGCGCGAGGTCTCGGCAGCCGCAACATCCTCGGCTGCACCCTCCAGCACCGAATACTCAACCGCGCCGGCACGCACCAGCAGCGCCTCGGCGCCGTCATAGTCCATACGCACACGCGAGCGAATCACGCTGGGATACGGATCGTAATGCCGCACGCGACCCTGCGCATCGAGCTCGATATCGACGGTAAACGCAAGACGGTCCTCGTCAGGGCGAAGCGAGCACAGGTCACAGGACAGGCGTTCGGGCAGCATGGGAAGCACGCGATCGGCCAGATACACCGATGTCGTACGATGGCGAGCCTCAAGATCGATATGCCCGTCCCAAGCCACATAGTGTGAAACGTCGGCGATATGCACACCCAGCTTGTAGCCACCCTCGGGCGTACGCTCCAGCGAAATGGCATCGTCAAAGTCGCGCGCGTCGACCGGGTCGATCGTGATGACAAAGCGGTCGCGCAGATCGCGGCGGAGCGGGTCCTTAAGCGCCGCGGACACATCGAGCGAAAGCCCCTCGGCCTCGTCCAGCGCGGCCTCGGGATAGCTATCGGTATAGCCGTAACGCGCCATCACATATTGAACGCCCAAATCGGGCGCGTCATCTCCGCCAATGCGGCGTTCAATCGTCACGGTGCCCGATTCCAGGCGCGTCGGGTAGGTCAAAATGTGCGCGACAACAGCATCACCCGG encodes the following:
- a CDS encoding RNB domain-containing ribonuclease gives rise to the protein MGRNNKHKRGARNKRGPVRSERRPSLTGRVQLHEHSAYVITENGDYKVMGRGKREIMDGDTVAVSIKNSPHGERRAVIEGVVERAAISVVGTYQTAGPLGVIEPLDSRLKADFFILPEDTSADRLGVHPGDAVVAHILTYPTRLESGTVTIERRIGGDDAPDLGVQYVMARYGYTDSYPEAALDEAEGLSLDVSAALKDPLRRDLRDRFVITIDPVDARDFDDAISLERTPEGGYKLGVHIADVSHYVAWDGHIDLEARHRTTSVYLADRVLPMLPERLSCDLCSLRPDEDRLAFTVDIELDAQGRVRHYDPYPSVIRSRVRMDYDGAEALLVRAGAVEYSVLEGAAEDVAAAETSREEALERGLACEEAARGYNIDLGDFLVAANELAELRRRIRRARGSVDFDTAEIRALLDEDGVPVQIVARERSCATSLIEEAMLLANECVAEWLADRDIEACYRVHEDPSPDSLHGAAVALAQLGIIDDRRAAGIALGSPDELQAAVDAAAGTANAPLVNTLLLRSMQRALYKPRNEGHFALAAPCYCHFTSPIRRYPDLVVHRVLKLQLAYEQLGGKDALVRTPRLIGKGRESLPRILPQICRACSDAERAADAASHATQKIKIAQYYEDRLGERYAGTVSWVSSMGLFVRLDLTQVEGLVSIKSLGNEWFEFDEDALTLTGADTGTRYELGQRVIIEVSRVNTTRGHLDFKLIH
- a CDS encoding SIS domain-containing protein — translated: MAIAFSYSGLTQEVLDCTAEAQRHNCPVVAVTKVDGSSNLATMADAVLGVAASEPLVRSGAMASRMAQLMVVDALYAAYVASDYERATHVIKQNYIEKQER
- a CDS encoding VanZ family protein yields the protein MARVKQIIGWTAIVLFAATLAGIWVLTEQNAVETSLLSESTARVVEGQATGVQATGITGEIQAGDGMTESTNPAASTVQPGRLASIRMWVGANVRRVAHTVEFFFVGLVASVIVVCFSRRPWSVCSRCVPVFLFCAACSVGDQVHKIFVPGRHFDVIDLGFDAAGYVTAMLLVLLAAALVRHATRPIGAHARR
- a CDS encoding recombinase family protein; amino-acid sequence: MATVYGYARVSSRDQNLNRQLDALGAYGVGSANIYADHASGKDFDRPRYRELLHVLGDGDVLVVLSIDRLGRNYSEILEEWRRITKELGVAIVVLDMPLLDTRARASGAPDVTNVLIADIVLQLLSYVAQVERENIHRRQAEGIAAARARGVRFGRPRKPCPPQFELVRDSYEAGDITRSQAAKCLGVCVGTFDRWMREAG
- a CDS encoding MurR/RpiR family transcriptional regulator — translated: MANGLLLRLRERELSASPAERNVIAYVSAHPHEVVGLSVRGLADVTFSSPSSILRFCKRLGFAGYKEFQRELIAELALLGDKKDVALEDISMDDSVERIVGKVMKSNVRTIEATARTLDYTVLERCAARLKRARAVNLFGIGASRLVAHDRRKSSCVSTKSAICTTTGMISSYVPRTCMRAIWQSPLATRA
- the murQ gene encoding N-acetylmuramic acid 6-phosphate etherase, which translates into the protein MLDLTKFTTEQRNQRSMDLDTMTSLQIVTTMNDEDLRAVQSVTKVLPQVAMAIDWTAETLERGGRVFYMGAGTSGRLGVLDASECPPTFGVSPDLIVGLIAGGETAFIKAVEGAEDSEELGASDLRERGLSDKDLVVGLAASGRTPYVVGGLAYAKTTGCKTIAIVCNQGSKIGESADLAIEPVPGPEVLTGSTRLKAGTVQKLILNMISTGAMVKIGKVYQNLMVDVQQTNEKLVVRGQNIVMEATGCTRECAVQALADAGGHVKTAIVSVLLDCDAEQAAVALERARGHVRAAVSGHEKSNADAQ